A DNA window from Arachis hypogaea cultivar Tifrunner chromosome 18, arahy.Tifrunner.gnm2.J5K5, whole genome shotgun sequence contains the following coding sequences:
- the LOC112771858 gene encoding uncharacterized protein — translation MENRNQFQELSKAKYNCLLFDLDDTLYPFSSGLSADMTKNIQDYMLQKLDMEEAKVSELCYSLYKVYGTTMAGLRAIGYDFDYDDFHGFVHGRLPYKLLKAYPVLKGILLSQ, via the exons ATGGAAAACAGGAATCAGTTCCAGGAACTTTCAAAGGCCAAATACAATTGTCTTTTGTTTG aTCTTGATGATACCCTTTATCCTTTTAGTTCTGGATTATCAGCGGATATGACGAAAAATATTCAAG ATTACATGCTTCAAAAACTTGATATGGAAGAGGCTAAAGTTTCTGAATTGTGCTATTCACTATACAAGGTTTATGGGACAACAATGGCTGGTCTCAGG GCAATTGGATATGACTTTGACTATGATGACTTTCATGG aTTTGTTCATGGGAGATTGCCATATAAGTTGCTGAAAGCTTATCCTGTTCTTAAGGGAATTTTGCTAAGCCAATAA
- the LOC112770823 gene encoding serine/threonine-protein kinase BSK5 isoform X1: MGSCCSKLCICWWPCCCNKRSNLQDLPENEDGNKGEKKGPASSSFTEFSFDQLQTATSAFSPDNIVSEHGEKAPNVVYKGRLEDDKLVAVKRFNKSAWPDSRQFLEEARAVGQLRSERLANLVGCCCEGEERLLVAEFMPHETLSKHLFHWESQPMKWAMRLRVALYLAQALEYCSSQGRALYHDLNAYRILFDQDGNPRLSCFGLMKNSRDGKSYSTNLAFTPPEYLRTGRIIPESVIYSFGTLLLDLLSGKHIPPSHALDLIRGKNFSFLMDSCLEGHFSNDDGTEIVRLASRCLQYEPRERPNAKSLVTALTPLQKEASVPSQVLMGILEEGASSKETVSLTPFGEACSRRDLTAIYEILEKVEYKDDEDVANELSFQMWTDQIQETLNAKKHGDSAFRAKDYPTAIDYYTKFIDGGTMVSPTAYARRCLCYLMNNMPQEALGDAMQAQSISPTWPTAFYLQAVALFSLGMDNDAQESLKDGTMLESRNQRN; the protein is encoded by the exons ATGGGAAGTTGTTGCAGCAAACTCTGCATATGCTGGTGGCCCTGCTGCTGCAACAAAAGATCAAATCTTCAAGACTTACCCGAAAATG AAGATGGGAACAAGGGTGAGAAGAAGGGTCCTGCTAGCTCTAGCTTCACTGAGTTCAGCTTCGACCAACTGCAAACTGCCACGTCAGCATTCTCGCCCGACAACATTGTTTCTGAACACGGTGAGAAGGCTCCCAACGTTGTCTACAAAGGGAGGCTTGAAGATGATAAGCTTGTTGCTGTTAAGCGCTTCAACAAGTCTGCTTGGCCTGATTCTCGACAGTTCCTA GAGGAAGCACGGGCAGTGGGGCAGCTGAGGAGTGAGCGTTTGGCTAATTTGGTTGGGTGTTGCTGTGAAGGAGAAGAGAGGTTGCTTGTGGCAGAGTTTATGCCCCATGAAACTCTCTCCAAGCACCTCTTTCACT GGGAGTCCCAGCCCATGAAATGGGCAATGAGGCTGAGAGTTGCCTTGTATTTGGCACAAGCATTGGAATATTGCAGCAGTCAAGGAAGGGCATTATACCATGATCTTAATGCTTATAGAATTTTGTTCGATCAG GATGGCAACCCTAGACTCTCTTGTTTTGGACTAATGAAAAACAGCAGAGATGGCAAAAGTTATAGTACAAATTTAGCCTTCACCCCTCCAGAGTATTTAAGGACAG GAAGAATCATCCCAGAAAGTGTGATTTACAGTTTTGGTACACTTTTGCTTGATCTTCTTAGTGGCAAGCATATTCCACCAAGTCAT GCACTTGACCTCATACGAGGgaaaaatttttcatttctgATGGACTCATGTTTGGAAGGTCATTTTTCAAATGATGATGGAACTGAAATAGTGAGACTAGCTTCGCGTTGCTTACAGTATGAACCTCGAGAAAGACCAAATGCCAAGTCGCTTGTGactgctttaactcctcttcagAAAGAAGCTTCA GTACCTTCGCAAGTTTTGATGGGCATACTGGAGGAGGGTGCATCATCAAAAGAAACAGTTTCATTGACACCTTTTGGTGAAGCATGTTCTAGAAGAGATCTCACTGCAATATATGAAATACTGGAAAAGGTTGAGTATAAGGATGACGAGGATGTTGCAAATGAG CTTTCCTTCCAAATGTGGACAGATCAAATACAAGAAACCCTAAATGCTAAGAAGCATGGAGATTCTGCTTTTCGTGCCAAAGATTACCCTACAGCCATTGACTACTATACAAAG TTCATTGATGGTGGGACCATGGTATCGCCGACTGCTTATGCAAGGCGCTGCTTGTGTTACTTGATGAACAACATGCCTCAAGAAGCTCTTGGAGACGCCATGCAAGCTCAATCAATATCGCCGACCTGGCCAACTGCGTTCTATCTTCAAGCAGTGGCACTCTTCAGCCTTGGCATGGACAATGATGCGCAGGAAAGTCTTAAAGACGGCACAATGTTAGAATCCAGAAACCAGAGAAATTGA
- the LOC112770823 gene encoding serine/threonine-protein kinase BSK5 isoform X2: protein MGSCCSKLCICWWPCCCNKRSNLQDLPENDGNKGEKKGPASSSFTEFSFDQLQTATSAFSPDNIVSEHGEKAPNVVYKGRLEDDKLVAVKRFNKSAWPDSRQFLEEARAVGQLRSERLANLVGCCCEGEERLLVAEFMPHETLSKHLFHWESQPMKWAMRLRVALYLAQALEYCSSQGRALYHDLNAYRILFDQDGNPRLSCFGLMKNSRDGKSYSTNLAFTPPEYLRTGRIIPESVIYSFGTLLLDLLSGKHIPPSHALDLIRGKNFSFLMDSCLEGHFSNDDGTEIVRLASRCLQYEPRERPNAKSLVTALTPLQKEASVPSQVLMGILEEGASSKETVSLTPFGEACSRRDLTAIYEILEKVEYKDDEDVANELSFQMWTDQIQETLNAKKHGDSAFRAKDYPTAIDYYTKFIDGGTMVSPTAYARRCLCYLMNNMPQEALGDAMQAQSISPTWPTAFYLQAVALFSLGMDNDAQESLKDGTMLESRNQRN from the exons ATGGGAAGTTGTTGCAGCAAACTCTGCATATGCTGGTGGCCCTGCTGCTGCAACAAAAGATCAAATCTTCAAGACTTACCCGAAAATG ATGGGAACAAGGGTGAGAAGAAGGGTCCTGCTAGCTCTAGCTTCACTGAGTTCAGCTTCGACCAACTGCAAACTGCCACGTCAGCATTCTCGCCCGACAACATTGTTTCTGAACACGGTGAGAAGGCTCCCAACGTTGTCTACAAAGGGAGGCTTGAAGATGATAAGCTTGTTGCTGTTAAGCGCTTCAACAAGTCTGCTTGGCCTGATTCTCGACAGTTCCTA GAGGAAGCACGGGCAGTGGGGCAGCTGAGGAGTGAGCGTTTGGCTAATTTGGTTGGGTGTTGCTGTGAAGGAGAAGAGAGGTTGCTTGTGGCAGAGTTTATGCCCCATGAAACTCTCTCCAAGCACCTCTTTCACT GGGAGTCCCAGCCCATGAAATGGGCAATGAGGCTGAGAGTTGCCTTGTATTTGGCACAAGCATTGGAATATTGCAGCAGTCAAGGAAGGGCATTATACCATGATCTTAATGCTTATAGAATTTTGTTCGATCAG GATGGCAACCCTAGACTCTCTTGTTTTGGACTAATGAAAAACAGCAGAGATGGCAAAAGTTATAGTACAAATTTAGCCTTCACCCCTCCAGAGTATTTAAGGACAG GAAGAATCATCCCAGAAAGTGTGATTTACAGTTTTGGTACACTTTTGCTTGATCTTCTTAGTGGCAAGCATATTCCACCAAGTCAT GCACTTGACCTCATACGAGGgaaaaatttttcatttctgATGGACTCATGTTTGGAAGGTCATTTTTCAAATGATGATGGAACTGAAATAGTGAGACTAGCTTCGCGTTGCTTACAGTATGAACCTCGAGAAAGACCAAATGCCAAGTCGCTTGTGactgctttaactcctcttcagAAAGAAGCTTCA GTACCTTCGCAAGTTTTGATGGGCATACTGGAGGAGGGTGCATCATCAAAAGAAACAGTTTCATTGACACCTTTTGGTGAAGCATGTTCTAGAAGAGATCTCACTGCAATATATGAAATACTGGAAAAGGTTGAGTATAAGGATGACGAGGATGTTGCAAATGAG CTTTCCTTCCAAATGTGGACAGATCAAATACAAGAAACCCTAAATGCTAAGAAGCATGGAGATTCTGCTTTTCGTGCCAAAGATTACCCTACAGCCATTGACTACTATACAAAG TTCATTGATGGTGGGACCATGGTATCGCCGACTGCTTATGCAAGGCGCTGCTTGTGTTACTTGATGAACAACATGCCTCAAGAAGCTCTTGGAGACGCCATGCAAGCTCAATCAATATCGCCGACCTGGCCAACTGCGTTCTATCTTCAAGCAGTGGCACTCTTCAGCCTTGGCATGGACAATGATGCGCAGGAAAGTCTTAAAGACGGCACAATGTTAGAATCCAGAAACCAGAGAAATTGA
- the LOC112769319 gene encoding uncharacterized protein — MSRKLSDSSKPEKSFLSYADLHHEITKSEEEISLEPNDNHLKQEDCRMASEEDELVKYMSKLPGYLERGVNINEKVLNVGVLDWARLEQWKCGYKHVPDRSSQSLSSTSHTSSSTSADGFSGKSNRGPSLSPCQRIFRPSIQSHSVASSVQENPGVVKSFGGGVGNFQNVGGGRHSNGVTNGKHVRAGDHLPQNYPTIIPKVCKRESTNPYNDRESGILPNVRGYETASCTKLEINKQNGGSEKRVENLSKSNIDTVDQGAVRESKPIVVLLPRDNPQNSHCAAPNMQTSSDFKLGTPSLTKYSEKVKEHSHKHACHLSNEVSSSCSQFKGSGSSPTDLESIKVPASTISAPFPVKGGISPCKSRKTEERKQTIATTLSANGPPHGINQKVTTEKSRSSSPFHRLGISIGFTSKSGCKDTSHVPHQSSSATLKSSSEHVRGYARSNISGNDRAGDAAKGRTSPLRRLLDPLLKPKAATSSHSMESSQKDSMLINKNSRLGNEKFSILMPERESDRDHRVGCATINAANSSKDKKYMASTFQGLLRIAVKNGQPLFTFAVDNNSNILAATVKSLPVSAEDESKCIYTFFTFRENKKKNGIWMNQTGKSKGPDYIHHVVAQMKVSDLHHYDSASQNFVDSSAKEFVLFSVKPRQGDSQVTDYQPNDELAAIVVKSPRAINVMKYEHQSSCQNDIIKNNVGVTVVLPGGVHSLPSNGGPSSLIERWKTGGSCDCGGWDLACKLKIFANEKHTCGKSGTSKAYLSDRFELFLQGNDQDQGHQPAFSFSPFRPGIYSVAFDSSLSHLQAFSVCISLVDGKMPYELCRSRDSTGVKNLREMMLAQTEELKAFGTSEDTPASYVAYPPLSPVGRV; from the exons ATGAGCAGAAAACTTAGTGATAGTTCAAAGCCAGAGAAATCTTTTTTGTCATATGCTGATCTTCATCATGAAATCACCAAAAGTGAGGAAGAGATTTCATTAGAACCCAATGATAATCATCTAAAGCAAGAGGACTGTAGAATGGCAAGCGAGGAAGATGAGCTGGTGAAGTACATGTCAAAGTTGCCTGGCTATTTAGAGAGAGGTGTAAATATTAATGAGAAGGTTTTGAATGTTGGGGTCCTAGACTGGGCCCGTCTGGAGCAATGGAAGTGTGGCTATAAGCACGTACCTGATAGAAGTAGCCAGAGCTTGTCATCTACTAGTCATACATCATCTTCTACATCAGCAGATGGATTCTCTGGTAAGTCTAACAGAGGTCCTAGTTTGTCTCCTTGTCAAAGGATATTCCGTCCATCAATTCAGTCTCACTCTGTGGCATCTTCAGTGCAAGAGAACCCTGGAGTTGTAAAATCCTTTGGAGGAGGTGTTGGGAATTTTCAGAATGTTGGAGGAGGTCGCCATAGTAACGGTGTCACAAATGGCAAACATGTTCGAGCTGGTGATCATCTTCCCCAAAACTATCCTACCATTATACCCAAAGTATGCAAAAGGGAAAGTACGAATCCATATAATGATAGGGAAAGTGGCATCTTGCCAAATGTCCGTGGGTATGAGACAGCATCATGTACTAAGCTGGAAATCAACAAGCAAAATGGTGGATCGGAAAAGAGAGTGGAGAATTTGAGCAAATCAAATATTGATACTGTTGACCAGGGTGCAGTCAGGGAAAGCAAACCCATTGTCGTTCTTTTGCCTAGAGACAACCCCCAAAACAGTCATTGTGCAGCTCCTAATATGCAAACATCCTCAGATTTTAAGTTAGGAACTCCTTCTCTGACAAAATATTCAGAAAAAGTTAAGGAACATTCCCACAAACATGCCTGTCATCTGTCAAATGAAGTTAGCAGTAGCTGTTCACAGTTTAAAGGGTCAGGATCTAGTCCCACAGATCTAGAAAGCATCAAAGTTCCAGCCTCTACCATTTCTGCACCATTTCCTGTAAAAGGGGGAATAAGCCCATGCAAATCTAGAAAGACTGAGGAAAGGAAACAAACAATTGCCACAACTTTATCTGCTAATGGGCCTCCCCATGGAATAAATCAGAAAGTAACTACTGAGAAGTCAAGAAGCTCCTCGCCTTTTCACCGCCTAGGCATCAGCATTGGCTTTACTAGCAAATCTGGCTGTAAGGACACTTCACATGTGCCACATCAGAGCTCTTCAGCAACTCTTAAATCTAGTTCAGAACATGTCAGGGGTTATGCTAGGTCCAACATATCGGGCAATGATAGAGCTGGGGATGCTGCCAAAGGCAGGACCAGCCCTTTAAGGAGGTTATTGGATCCACTACTAAAACCAAAGGCAGCAACTTCCAGCCACTCCATGGAGTCATCTCAGAAAGATTCAATGTTAATAAATAAGAATTCCAGGTTAGGTAATGAGAAATTCTCTATTCTTATGCCTGAAAGAGAATCGGACAGGGACCACAGGGTAGGTTGTGCCACAATAAATGCTGCTAATTCATCAAAGGACAAGAAATACATGGCATCAACGTTTCAAGGTCTTTTGAGAATTGCTGTGAAAAATGGCCAGCCCCTTTTCACATTTGCTGTTGACAACAATAGCAACATTCTAGCAGCCACTGTGAAGAGCTTACCTGTCTCAGCAGAGGATGAAAGCAAATGTATATATACCTTTTTTACCTTTCgggaaaataagaagaagaatggaaTTTGGATGAATCAAACAGGCAAAAGCAAAGGTCCTGATTACATTCACCATGTTGTTGCCCAGATGAAGGTTTCTGATTTGCACCATTATGATTCAGCCAGTCAGAACTTTGTGGACTCTTCAGCGAAAGAGTTTGTTTTGTTTTCAGTAAAGCCAAGGCAGGGTGATTCTCAGGTCACTGACTACCAGCCAAATGATGAGCTTGCTGCTATTGTTGTCAAATCACCTAGAGCCATCAACGTCATGAAGTACGAGCATCAGAGCAGTTGTCAAAATGACATTATTAAAAACAATGTAGGGGTAACAGTGGTACTTCCTGGTGGTGTTCACAGTCTTCCAAGTAATGGTGGGCCTTCTTCACTAATTGAGCGATGGAAAACAGGTGGATCATGTGATTGTGGTGGTTGGGATTTGGCATGCAAACTTAAGATTTTTGCAAATGAAAAACATACCTGTGGAAAATCAGGAACGTCCAAAGCTTATCTTTCAGATCGATTTGAGCTTTTCCTCCAG GGGAATGACCAAGACCAAGGACACCAACCTGCTTTCAGTTTTTCCCCATTCAGACCTGGTATATATTCAGTAGCTTTTGATTCGTCGCTCTCACACTTGCAAGCTTTCTCCGTCTGCATTTCGCTAGTGGATGGCAAGATGCCATATGAACTTTGTCGATCAAGAGACTCCACTGGAGTAAAAAACCTGAGAGAAATGATGTTGGCACAAACAGAAGAATTAAAGGCTTTTGGTACTTCGGAGGACACTCCTGCAAGTTATGTGGCTTATCCTCCTCTCTCTCCTGTTGGTAGAGTCTAA
- the LOC112770824 gene encoding mitochondrial import inner membrane translocase subunit TIM10, which translates to MAANNAPSGLEKEQIFGMAEKELEYRVDLFNKMTQTCFNKCVDNRYKESELNMGENSCIDRCVSKYWHVTNLIGQLLGTGRPPM; encoded by the exons ATGGCTGCAAACAACGCCCCTTCTGGCCTCGAAAAAGAACAG ATATTTGGAATGGCTGAAAAGGAATTGGAGTACAGGGTCGACTTATTCAACAA GATGACCCAAACTTGTTTCAACAAGTGTGTTGATAATAG GTACAAGGAATCTGAGCTGAACATGGGCGAAAATAGTTGCATTGATCGCTGTGTTTCAAAATACTGGCAT GTGACTAATCTAATTGGTCAGCTACTTGGCACTGGGAGGCCTCCTATGTAA